The following are encoded in a window of Streptomyces sp. SAT1 genomic DNA:
- a CDS encoding amino acid permease — translation MTDDDASVHGTTGPSDEERLAQLGYTQVLARRMSAFANYAVSFTIISVLSGCLTLYLFGMNTGGPAVITWGWVGVGLMTLFVGLSMAEICSAYPTSAGLYFWAHRLAPPRSAAAWAWFTGWFNVLGQVAVTAGIDFGAASFLGAYLNLQFGFGVTPGRTVLLFSAILLLHGLLNTFGVRIVAFLNSVSVWWHVLGVAGIVAALALVPDHHRSTSFVLTHFVNNTGWGSGVYVVLLGLLMAQYTFTGYDASAHMTEETHDAATAGPKGIVRSIWTSWIAGLVLLLGFTYAIQDYGRALDSPTGAPPAQILLDALGASAGKLLLLVVIGAQLFCGMASVTANSRMIYAFSRDGALPFSRLWHTVGPRTRTPVAAVWLAALGALVLGLPYLINETAYAAVTSIAVIGLYIAYVIPTLLRVRKGDAFERGPWHLGRWSRPIGVVAVAWVGVITVLFMLPQVSPVTWQTFNYAPVAVLVVLGFAAVWWLASARHWFLDPTRTRRPAPAPARDPH, via the coding sequence ATGACAGATGATGACGCCAGTGTGCACGGCACCACCGGGCCGTCGGACGAGGAACGGCTGGCCCAGCTCGGCTACACGCAGGTCCTCGCCCGCCGCATGTCGGCCTTCGCCAACTACGCGGTCTCCTTCACGATCATCTCCGTCCTCTCCGGCTGCCTCACGCTGTACCTCTTCGGGATGAACACCGGCGGCCCCGCCGTGATCACCTGGGGCTGGGTGGGCGTGGGTCTGATGACGCTGTTCGTCGGCCTGTCGATGGCCGAGATCTGCTCGGCGTACCCGACCTCGGCCGGCCTGTACTTCTGGGCCCACCGGCTGGCGCCGCCGCGCTCGGCCGCCGCCTGGGCGTGGTTCACGGGCTGGTTCAACGTGCTGGGCCAGGTGGCGGTGACGGCGGGCATCGACTTCGGCGCCGCGTCCTTCCTCGGCGCGTATCTGAACCTCCAGTTCGGCTTCGGGGTCACCCCCGGCCGCACCGTCCTCCTCTTCTCGGCGATCCTGCTGCTGCACGGCCTGCTGAACACCTTCGGCGTGCGCATCGTCGCCTTCCTCAACAGCGTCAGCGTGTGGTGGCACGTGCTCGGCGTCGCGGGGATCGTGGCCGCGCTCGCCCTGGTCCCCGACCACCACCGCTCGACGTCGTTCGTCCTCACCCACTTCGTGAACAACACCGGCTGGGGCAGCGGCGTCTACGTCGTCCTGCTCGGCCTGCTGATGGCCCAGTACACCTTCACCGGCTACGACGCCTCCGCCCACATGACCGAGGAGACCCACGACGCGGCCACGGCCGGCCCCAAGGGCATCGTCCGCTCCATCTGGACCTCCTGGATCGCCGGGCTCGTCCTGCTGCTCGGCTTCACCTACGCCATCCAGGACTACGGCCGCGCCCTGGACTCCCCGACCGGCGCCCCGCCCGCCCAGATCCTGCTGGACGCCCTCGGCGCGAGCGCGGGCAAGCTGCTGCTGCTCGTGGTGATCGGCGCCCAGCTGTTCTGCGGCATGGCGTCCGTGACGGCCAACAGCCGCATGATCTACGCCTTCTCCCGCGACGGCGCGCTGCCCTTCTCCCGCCTGTGGCACACCGTGGGCCCGCGCACCCGCACCCCCGTCGCCGCGGTGTGGCTGGCCGCGCTCGGCGCCCTCGTCCTCGGCCTGCCCTACCTGATCAACGAGACCGCGTACGCCGCCGTGACGTCGATCGCGGTGATCGGCCTCTACATCGCCTACGTCATCCCCACCCTGCTGCGGGTCCGCAAGGGCGACGCCTTCGAGCGCGGCCCCTGGCACCTGGGCCGCTGGTCCCGGCCGATCGGCGTCGTCGCGGTGGCCTGGGTCGGCGTCATCACGGTCCTCTTCATGCTGCCCCAGGTCTCCCCGGTCACCTGGCAGACCTTCAACTACGCCCCCGTCGCCGTCCTGGTCGTCCTCGGCTTCGCCGCCGTCTGGTGGCTCGCCTCGGCCCGCCACTGGTTCCTCGACCCCACCCGCACCCGCCGCCCCGCCCCCGCTCCGGCCCGGGACCCCCACTGA
- a CDS encoding helix-turn-helix domain-containing protein, whose protein sequence is MLEEAEEIGRRVRRARLRLGMPQADLATALGKTQGWVSKMERGLIELDRVGLLNQVAAELHIHPNDLIGRPYSSSPDDNQWQVAASSILRELRRYDLAPVFDGTPRPAPQLWREVTRLHRLRDTASNVAILRILPDLFREARALAEVSEGHEREEAYAIYAVCCKFAHTAAHSLGHPELVAMACERAAWSARLSGDPVLPAVADWMRVWDMWATADWADALTLSDKAIGSVQQAYEDGDPLAVRAWGTLQLRAAVSAARAGRAAEAEDRIGYAKAAAERMDAYAGAPVYDRHSLTFSAGNVQIHAISVALEMGEQGKALEINRRTSPELVGALPHSRQGHHHMDIARAWLWDGNRDKALGELERAERIAPQLVRNHPIARSTLRGIVYAERTATREKLRRMSDRFHLDG, encoded by the coding sequence ATGCTGGAGGAAGCCGAGGAGATCGGTCGGCGCGTTCGCAGGGCGAGGCTGCGACTGGGGATGCCGCAGGCCGACCTGGCGACGGCCCTGGGCAAGACGCAGGGCTGGGTGTCGAAGATGGAGCGGGGCCTGATCGAGCTGGACCGGGTAGGTCTGCTCAACCAGGTGGCCGCCGAGCTGCACATTCATCCGAACGACCTGATCGGGCGCCCGTACAGCAGCTCCCCGGACGACAACCAGTGGCAGGTCGCCGCCTCCTCGATCCTGCGCGAGCTGCGCCGCTACGACCTCGCCCCCGTCTTCGACGGTACGCCCCGGCCGGCGCCGCAGTTGTGGCGGGAGGTGACGCGGCTGCACCGGCTGCGGGACACCGCCTCCAACGTGGCGATCCTCCGGATCCTGCCCGACCTGTTCCGCGAGGCGCGGGCCCTGGCGGAGGTGTCGGAGGGGCACGAGCGGGAGGAGGCGTACGCGATCTACGCGGTGTGCTGCAAGTTCGCACACACCGCCGCCCACTCCCTCGGCCACCCCGAGCTGGTGGCGATGGCCTGCGAACGGGCCGCGTGGTCGGCCCGCCTTTCCGGGGACCCGGTACTGCCGGCGGTCGCGGACTGGATGCGGGTGTGGGACATGTGGGCCACGGCCGACTGGGCGGATGCGCTGACGCTCTCGGACAAGGCGATCGGGTCGGTGCAGCAGGCGTACGAGGACGGTGACCCGCTGGCCGTACGGGCCTGGGGAACTCTCCAGCTCCGGGCGGCGGTCTCGGCCGCCCGCGCAGGCCGCGCAGCCGAGGCGGAGGACCGGATCGGGTACGCGAAGGCCGCCGCCGAGCGGATGGACGCGTATGCCGGGGCGCCGGTGTACGACCGGCACTCGCTGACGTTCTCCGCCGGAAACGTGCAGATCCACGCGATCAGCGTCGCCCTGGAGATGGGCGAGCAGGGCAAGGCGCTGGAGATCAACCGCCGCACCAGCCCCGAGCTGGTCGGGGCGCTCCCCCACTCCCGCCAGGGCCACCACCACATGGACATCGCGCGGGCCTGGCTGTGGGACGGCAACCGGGACAAGGCCCTCGGCGAGCTGGAGCGGGCCGAGCGGATCGCGCCCCAGCTCGTACGGAACCACCCCATCGCCCGTTCGACACTTCGCGGCATCGTCTACGCCGAGCGGACCGCCACGCGCGAGAAGCTGCGGCGCATGTCCGACCGCTTCCACCTGGACGGATAG